In the Pongo abelii isolate AG06213 chromosome 9, NHGRI_mPonAbe1-v2.0_pri, whole genome shotgun sequence genome, CATTAATTGGCAGGAGTTGATATGAGTGGGCATCTCTCAGCAAATGTTCCATCACATTCTAGATAACCCAAAATAGGATATCTCCTAATTGAGTATCCCTGTAATTTAAATGTCCAGGTGGCAAGTGAACCAGTGCCTACTGATATAAGGAAAACAGTCATTAACTTGCAGTGTAGAGATAACTGTAACTGGCATCTCTATAACTGCCAAATTTCTTGAAATTTGATTCATATCTCAAAATCCgctattttattataaatcatgAGATATAAATCAAGTCATGTCATGCTTTATTTTAGTCAATATGGccttttctgaaatatttggaaagaatgcactcaaagaaaaaaaataaaagtgtatccATCCAACACCCTGTTCCTACCAGAGTTGTAAAACATCATAAAAACAATCTGAAATTTTGTAGAATTATAggaatcataataataataatttaaatatatcctACATTTTCAGGTTCCatgatttatattttcatgtaagTAATGTCCTATCTCTGATAGGTTTCACTGTTTGAGAGAAGCTTCAAAAAGTCTGATAAAaccaatggttctcaaagtgtttGTCCGCAGACCCCTGACAGTGCCCAAGTCCATTTAATGAAATCTGTGATTTCAAGTAATAACAATATTATTTATCTGcttttttcactgtgttgacatttTCATTGATGATATAAAAGCAGCGATGGGTAAGGCAGCTGGCCCCTTGAATCATGGCAGTAGCATCAAACTACTAGTAATCATTACTGTCATTACTGCTATGCACTCACAGTAAAAAAAGCCACTTTCACTTAAGAATGTCTTCTTTGAAGTAGTAAAACTATTAACTGTATTAAATCTTGAATCTGAAGTACACATCTTTGTAGTATTCCATAGGATGAAATGGAAAGCGCATAAAAAGTACTTATACTGCATACCAAAGTACAACGGTTGTTTGAGGGAAAAATAGCTGTGCAACTGTGTGTGCTGGGGGAAAGCCTCATTTTTCACgaaataccatttttatttgaaagaaagagTGACAAGCTCTGGTTATTCAGACTTGGGAATCTGTCAGACttttctcaaaaaagaacaaagtaagcCTGTCAGTTCAAAAAGAACAATTCAGTGTTTTGTCGCCAATGAAAACAATCAAGTTTTAAAGCAGAaattagaattttgaaaaacttGTATGTGCTATTATTCTGAGCCTGACAGCTTCTCAATACCTGAGAAATATTCTCATGGTATTGGTGGTGATATTaatgaatataattaaaaatatatatataatgaaatatgtcAATATTTTGGAGGATCTGTATCATCCAGTGAaccagtattttccaaatgactgATGTATTTTATCACAAAATCATGCATGGGGAAATTATCTATTTAAACTGCAAGACAGACCAATGGTTGTAATGCAAGTACTAAAAGTTCATTTATATGGTTTTGAATTCCATATTATCTTTAAGAAAACAGTATCATTTGTCAAATTTTGGCACTGTATCAAATGAGAATatcaacaattattttaaaatactattaaaatactCCTCCCTTTTCCAGCTACCTGTGTGAGGGAAAATTGTTTTCATAcacttcaaccaaaacaacatgtcGCAACAGACTGAATGTAAAAGCAGATATAAGAATCTAGCTAGCTTCTATAAGCTAGACATTAAAGATTTACAagaatgtaaaacaatgccatttatcacattttggggaaaaatacagttacttttcataaaattgttatttacattaatgtaataaatttactaaagattattttaaatgaattaataaatatattttaaatttctgagtTTTGATTTCTACAATGGTAAATATTGACAGGCATAACTCACTGAAGTAAACGCGTGTTGGgggttaataattttaaaaaatgtaaatggttCCTGAGATCACTGGAATGAACTATTAAACTGACAAGGTTATCTGAAAATGAAACCACAGTTCCTAGTCAATGATTTAGAACATGATATTAAAAGGCTAATTTGATACTTCATAAAATATCATAAAAACAACTCATGaaacattttcttaatattgAACTTACAAAGAGAATTCTGTTTTACTAATTTCAGTTGTGATGTAGTCAATTTTTCTCCTTGTTGGTTTTTATTCTCTTCATCACCCTCCTCATCTTGCACTACAAAGTCATCGATAATATAATCATCTCCATCTTCATCAGATTCATAAtcatcctcttcttcctcctcatcttcATCACTGCTTGGGCAAGATTCCTTTTCAGAgtcctaattaaattaaaataaatgcttcAGTAAATGGTGCCATTAAAATGGTAAGtatcaatataaaattaaaagattaaatcTGACAGCAAAAAATGATCCATAGAAATTAActtcatattttaaagttaaaaataaataattttgtcatATTAAATGCTGAACTTTTGAAATTATTAAGAAGAATATgtgatataaaatgtttaaaatggacATTAGAATTATAAGaagttaaaaacaagaaagatcatataaaataacaaatagtctttcaattttaaaaaagaaggatgGACTGAGGCTCATGATAAAACAGTATATTACGTACAATAGTGTAATCAAACATGTTCAAAAatacttgattaaaaaataaattctagaattaTTGAGAAATGGAACAGACTAAGCACTtcgatttttataaaaattaaatactttaagaaaaaaactgaaaaacaataacaaatccAACAAAATATAACACACCTCAAAATCTCTACCACTATTGCGTCTCTGACGAGATCtttgttttgagagttctttgagcttctgaAGTTGTTCTCGCTTTCGTGCAGCTAATGTTTTTTCAGGAGTCTTTTGCTCCATTTCCACTGAAGAACCTTCATCTTCAACCACTCTACGGGGACGTTTAACACCTACTTTTCTAACTAGGATATCGCTGTCATCACTCTCATCACTGTCACACATCACAGAGgatagcctttttctttttcctcgctTGATGTCATCTTCTTCTAAATCATCCTCTATTATTTGTCCAGTTTGTTTGTTGAGATCATTATCCTCTTGACTTAA is a window encoding:
- the CCDC82 gene encoding coiled-coil domain-containing protein 82 (The RefSeq protein has 2 substitutions compared to this genomic sequence), whose product is MIHVRRHETRKNSKSHVPEQKSRVDWRRTKRSSISQLLDSDEELDSEEFDSDEELDSDESFENDEELDSNKGLDCNKTPGSERELNLSKIESEGNDSKCLINSGKSSTYEEETNKIKHRNIDLQDQEKHVSQEDNDLNKQTGQITEDDQEKHLSQEDNDLNKQTGQIIEDDLEEDDIKRGKRKRLSSVMCDSDESDDSDILVRKVGVKRPRRVVEDEGSSVEMEQKTPEKTLAARKREQFQKLKELSKQRSRQRRNSGRDFEDSEKESCPSSDEDEEEEEDDYESDEDGDDYIIDDFVVQDEEGDEENKNQQGEKLTTSQLKLVKQNSLCKFNIKKMFHELFL